One Sphingomicrobium sp. XHP0239 DNA segment encodes these proteins:
- the dinB gene encoding DNA polymerase IV produces the protein MIPPTAFDPTDLPEPGADGRKVIHVDMDAFFASVEQRDDPSLRGKPVAVGGSSGRGVVAAASYEAREYGVRSAMPSVTAKRKCPDLIFVKSRFDVYREVSRQIREIFAVHASEVQPLSLDEAFLDVTDDPLGLGSGRAIAEDIRARIMAETNLTASAGVSYCKFIAKLASDQNKPDGLCVIPPSKGPAFVQSLPVKRFHGVGPKTAERMNRLGIHTGADLAGWKYEELRARFGSSAEWYYRIARGIDTRPVRSERTRKSCSAERTFGRDVSDQKELLAELDRVSGIAWERIDRARFVGRTVTLKVKYADFEIITRARSFPHAVTEASLFHEAGRSLLTALFPLPKGVRLLGLGLSSPLSEQESREVQLGLEFE, from the coding sequence GTGATTCCCCCGACCGCCTTCGACCCGACCGACCTTCCCGAACCCGGTGCCGACGGGCGCAAGGTGATCCATGTCGATATGGACGCCTTCTTCGCGAGCGTCGAACAGCGCGACGATCCGAGCCTTCGCGGCAAGCCGGTGGCGGTCGGCGGATCGTCGGGGCGCGGGGTGGTAGCGGCGGCGAGCTACGAGGCGCGCGAATATGGCGTGCGTTCGGCGATGCCCAGCGTGACCGCCAAGCGCAAATGCCCCGATCTCATCTTCGTCAAATCGCGATTCGACGTCTATCGCGAGGTGTCTCGGCAGATTCGCGAGATCTTCGCCGTCCACGCGAGCGAGGTACAGCCGCTGAGCCTCGACGAGGCATTTCTCGACGTGACCGACGATCCGCTCGGATTGGGCAGCGGCCGCGCGATCGCCGAGGACATTCGTGCGCGCATCATGGCGGAGACGAACCTCACCGCAAGCGCGGGCGTGTCCTACTGCAAGTTCATCGCCAAGCTGGCGAGCGACCAGAACAAGCCCGACGGCCTGTGCGTCATTCCGCCGTCGAAGGGGCCCGCCTTCGTCCAGAGCCTGCCCGTCAAACGCTTTCACGGCGTCGGCCCCAAGACCGCGGAGAGGATGAACCGCCTCGGCATCCATACGGGCGCCGACCTTGCCGGCTGGAAGTACGAGGAGCTACGGGCGCGCTTCGGATCGAGCGCCGAATGGTACTACCGGATCGCCCGCGGAATCGACACGCGGCCCGTCCGTTCCGAACGGACCCGCAAGAGCTGCAGTGCGGAGCGCACGTTCGGCCGGGATGTGAGTGACCAGAAAGAACTGCTCGCCGAACTCGACCGGGTCAGCGGCATCGCCTGGGAGCGTATCGATCGGGCGCGCTTCGTCGGGCGCACCGTGACGCTCAAGGTCAAATATGCCGATTTCGAGATCATCACCCGCGCCCGCAGCTTCCCGCATGCCGTGACCGAAGCCTCGCTCTTTCACGAGGCGGGGCGTTCGCTGCTGACGGCGCTGTTCCCGCTTCCCAAGGGTGTTCGCCTCCTCGGGCTGGGACTTTCCTCGCCGCTGAGCGAGCAGGAAAGTCGCGAGGTGCAACTGGGACTGGAATTCGAGTAG
- the sucC gene encoding ADP-forming succinate--CoA ligase subunit beta, with translation MNIHEYQAKEVLKEYGAPVPDGHPAMSVAEAVEAAKRLPGPLWIVKAQIHAGGRGKGHFKELPEGSKGGVRLARSIEEVEAAAKDMLGNTLVTVQTGDEGKEVQRLYVTDGVDIDKEFYLAMLVDRASGQIAVVASPEGGMDIEAVAHDTPEKVHTILIDPATGLMPHHGRSVANALGLEGGLAKQAAKVTAALYKAFLGTDASQIEINPLAVSGDQLMVLDAKVGFDGNAMFRHKDIEELRDLTEEDPMEVEASKYDLAYIKLDGDIGCMVNGAGLAMATMDIIKLNGAFPANFLDVGGGASKEKVTAAFKIILSDPAVKGVLVNIFGGIMRCDTIAEGIVAAAKEVDLDVPLVVRLEGTKVAEGKEVLANSGLPIIAADDLGDAAQKIVAQVKEAA, from the coding sequence ATGAACATCCACGAATATCAGGCCAAGGAAGTCCTCAAGGAATATGGCGCGCCGGTCCCCGACGGCCACCCCGCGATGAGCGTCGCCGAAGCGGTCGAGGCCGCCAAGCGCCTCCCCGGTCCGCTGTGGATCGTGAAGGCGCAAATCCATGCCGGCGGCCGCGGCAAGGGCCATTTCAAGGAACTGCCCGAAGGCTCCAAGGGCGGCGTCCGGCTGGCCCGGTCGATCGAGGAAGTCGAAGCGGCGGCAAAGGACATGCTCGGCAATACGCTCGTCACCGTCCAGACCGGCGACGAGGGCAAGGAAGTCCAGCGGCTCTACGTCACCGACGGCGTCGATATCGACAAGGAATTCTACCTCGCGATGCTGGTCGACCGTGCGTCGGGCCAGATCGCCGTGGTCGCCAGCCCCGAGGGCGGCATGGACATCGAGGCGGTCGCGCACGACACGCCCGAGAAGGTCCACACCATCCTGATCGACCCCGCCACCGGCCTGATGCCGCACCATGGCCGCAGCGTCGCCAACGCACTCGGCCTCGAGGGCGGGCTCGCCAAGCAGGCGGCCAAGGTCACCGCGGCGCTCTACAAGGCGTTCCTCGGTACCGATGCCAGCCAGATCGAGATCAACCCGCTCGCCGTGTCGGGCGATCAGCTGATGGTGCTCGACGCAAAGGTCGGGTTCGACGGCAATGCCATGTTCCGCCACAAGGACATCGAGGAGCTGCGCGATCTCACCGAGGAAGACCCGATGGAAGTCGAGGCGTCGAAGTACGACCTCGCTTACATCAAGCTCGATGGCGACATCGGCTGCATGGTCAACGGCGCGGGCCTCGCGATGGCGACGATGGACATCATTAAGCTGAACGGCGCCTTCCCCGCCAATTTCCTCGACGTCGGCGGCGGCGCGTCGAAGGAAAAGGTCACCGCGGCCTTCAAGATCATCCTGTCCGATCCGGCCGTGAAGGGCGTGCTCGTCAACATCTTCGGCGGCATCATGCGCTGCGATACGATCGCCGAGGGCATCGTCGCGGCGGCCAAGGAAGTCGATCTCGACGTGCCGCTGGTCGTGCGCCTCGAAGGCACCAAGGTCGCCGAGGGCAAGGAAGTCCTCGCCAATTCGGGTCTGCCGATCATCGCGGCGGACGATCTGGGCGACGCGGCGCAGAAGATCGTGGCGCAGGTCAAAGAAGCGGCGTGA
- a CDS encoding CarD family transcriptional regulator, with product MASKALTFDVGDYVVYPKHGVGKVTEIQSTEIAGTQLELYVLRFEKEKMTLRVPVGKAESTGMRKLSSDKAMKDAMETLKSKPKVKRTMWSRRAQEYEAKINSGDLILIAEVTRDLFRADDQPEQSYSERQIFEAASSRLARELAAMEKTDEPTALKKILKVLDAAAKIWNAEKEEA from the coding sequence ATGGCGAGCAAGGCTCTCACGTTCGATGTCGGCGATTATGTCGTCTACCCCAAGCATGGTGTCGGCAAGGTCACCGAAATCCAGTCGACCGAGATCGCCGGTACCCAGCTCGAACTGTATGTCCTGCGCTTCGAAAAAGAGAAGATGACCCTTCGCGTCCCCGTCGGAAAGGCCGAGAGCACCGGCATGCGAAAGCTGTCGAGCGACAAGGCCATGAAGGACGCGATGGAAACGCTGAAGTCCAAGCCCAAGGTCAAGCGCACCATGTGGTCGCGCCGCGCGCAGGAATATGAGGCCAAGATCAATTCGGGCGATCTCATCCTGATCGCCGAAGTGACCCGCGACCTGTTCCGCGCCGACGACCAGCCCGAGCAGAGCTATTCGGAGCGGCAGATCTTCGAAGCGGCCTCGAGCCGTCTCGCTCGCGAGCTGGCGGCGATGGAAAAGACCGACGAGCCGACCGCGCTGAAGAAGATCCTCAAGGTGCTCGACGCCGCCGCGAAGATCTGGAACGCGGAGAAAGAGGAAGCCTAG